A window of Streptomyces sp. SAI-127 contains these coding sequences:
- a CDS encoding lysophospholipase gives MPSSFSWDEPEGLAARGTLIVLAGRGEHGGVYERFGRRLAFDAYRVRALGDASADPAVLDEAAKLLADESLPGPKVLVGSDTGALYATRLAAEHPPGLDALILVGLPTSPWTSGSWEAEVEARTGCPTHQGRLANDPHFRRGALDSPPELPELHLDRVHLPVLALHGKDDTVSPVDEALAAYAGVRTILFNGGRHDVLNDALHRTAAASVVLFLERLRLAPELPLIAEERP, from the coding sequence ATGCCCTCATCCTTCTCCTGGGACGAACCCGAAGGTCTCGCCGCGCGCGGCACCCTGATCGTGCTGGCCGGCCGTGGCGAACACGGCGGTGTGTACGAGCGTTTCGGCCGACGGCTCGCCTTCGACGCCTACCGGGTCCGCGCGCTCGGCGACGCGTCCGCCGATCCGGCCGTGCTCGACGAGGCGGCCAAGCTCCTCGCCGACGAGTCGCTGCCCGGCCCGAAGGTGCTGGTCGGCTCCGACACCGGCGCGCTGTACGCCACCCGGTTGGCCGCCGAGCACCCGCCCGGTCTCGACGCCCTGATCCTCGTCGGGCTGCCCACCTCCCCCTGGACGTCGGGGAGTTGGGAGGCCGAGGTCGAGGCCCGTACCGGCTGCCCCACCCACCAGGGGCGCCTCGCGAACGACCCGCACTTCCGGCGGGGCGCGCTCGACTCGCCCCCCGAACTGCCCGAACTCCACCTCGACCGCGTTCACCTCCCCGTCCTGGCGCTGCACGGCAAGGACGACACGGTGAGCCCGGTCGACGAGGCCCTCGCCGCGTACGCGGGTGTCCGGACGATCCTGTTCAACGGTGGCCGGCACGACGTCCTCAACGACGCCCTGCACCGCACCGCCGCCGCCTCGGTCGTCCTCTTCCTCGAGCGATTGCGCCTTGCTCCCGAGCTGCCGCTGATCGCCGAGGAGCGGCCATGA